From the Brevibacillus choshinensis genome, one window contains:
- the cmk gene encoding (d)CMP kinase: MNIAIDGPAGAGKSTVAGKVAGQLEYVYIDTGSMYRALAWAVHHQQLPIDDEHTVSELLQNNEIRLVRKAGQQHVYWNDTDVTAWIRTAEVSQYASIVASYGAVREQMLVLQRNLAKQGNVVMDGRDIGTHVLPDAEVKIFLTASIRERAERRWKELLAKGSQAQLADLEKEIEERDYRDMNREVAPLRQADDAVLVDTSGMTIDQVVEKILQICERMGESTQ, translated from the coding sequence ATGAACATTGCCATTGATGGACCAGCAGGAGCAGGAAAAAGTACTGTCGCAGGGAAGGTCGCAGGTCAGTTGGAATACGTGTATATCGATACAGGTTCTATGTATCGAGCGTTGGCTTGGGCTGTGCACCATCAACAACTCCCCATTGACGATGAACATACTGTTTCCGAACTATTGCAAAATAATGAGATCCGTCTGGTTCGAAAGGCTGGACAGCAGCATGTGTACTGGAATGATACCGATGTGACTGCCTGGATTCGGACAGCTGAAGTGAGTCAGTACGCATCCATTGTGGCCAGCTACGGTGCCGTTCGTGAACAGATGCTGGTGCTGCAGAGGAATTTGGCAAAGCAGGGCAATGTCGTCATGGATGGCAGAGACATTGGTACACACGTACTGCCAGATGCCGAAGTCAAAATTTTTCTTACTGCTTCTATCCGGGAGCGTGCAGAGAGAAGATGGAAAGAATTGCTCGCGAAAGGTAGCCAAGCACAGCTGGCTGATCTGGAAAAGGAAATTGAGGAGCGGGACTACCGCGATATGAACAGGGAAGTGGCTCCCTTGCGCCAGGCGGATGATGCCGTTTTAGTGGACACGTCGGGGATGACCATTGATCAGGTAGTGGAGAAGATCCTGCAAATCTGCGAGCGAATGGGAGAGTCTACCCAGTGA
- a CDS encoding YphA family membrane protein → MNEGTIAILSQWSLLCLVWMGSMDAQLQEIGIAPKRMLAVICAFLICTFVSWKVYFAPVEISLSGALLPLLASGWLYCRLPLVRRRLYFLGACATAMLLFWLRWLFFTDPVLLFWEEGMIVPTAGFLSILAMSRNGVAQLFQVMFALPLADALHSLFFWKLSGSCVFGNEYAQDLLWSTISLWILVSVIRFAVVRILKWRKTVSSDPNERKW, encoded by the coding sequence ATGAACGAGGGAACCATCGCGATCCTATCTCAGTGGAGCTTGCTTTGTTTGGTTTGGATGGGAAGTATGGATGCGCAGTTGCAGGAAATAGGGATAGCACCGAAGCGGATGCTCGCTGTGATTTGTGCGTTTCTCATCTGTACCTTTGTCAGCTGGAAGGTGTATTTTGCACCGGTTGAAATCAGTCTTAGTGGTGCTTTGCTGCCATTACTCGCTAGTGGCTGGCTATATTGCCGCTTGCCACTTGTTCGGCGCCGGTTGTATTTTCTAGGAGCCTGTGCGACTGCCATGCTGCTGTTTTGGTTGCGCTGGTTGTTTTTTACCGACCCCGTCTTGTTGTTCTGGGAGGAAGGAATGATTGTGCCCACTGCAGGATTCCTCTCCATACTGGCCATGAGTCGCAACGGCGTAGCGCAGCTGTTTCAAGTGATGTTTGCTCTTCCTTTAGCTGACGCCCTTCATTCGCTTTTCTTCTGGAAACTGTCCGGCTCATGTGTGTTTGGTAACGAATACGCCCAAGATCTGCTTTGGAGCACGATCTCCTTGTGGATTCTCGTGAGTGTCATTCGTTTCGCCGTTGTGCGAATCCTCAAATGGAGGAAAACCGTATCATCCGATCCCAATGAGCGAAAGTGGTGA
- a CDS encoding lysophospholipid acyltransferase family protein → MSYYRTFRGFFRIIFSLVFRWQVIGREHIPKEGPVILCANHISLWDPPLLGSGIERMVNFMAKEELFRIPVIGFLITKFGAFPVKRGAGDRAAIRTTLKLLEEGKIFGIFPEGTRSKTGEVGEGMPGVAMFALKSQALVIPVAIIGPYRLFRPIKIVYGEPIDLTRLREAKSSADTLKETSDLIMDHIRNLRNQHRS, encoded by the coding sequence GTGAGCTATTATCGTACGTTTCGAGGTTTTTTTCGGATTATTTTTTCGCTTGTCTTTCGATGGCAAGTGATCGGGCGTGAACATATACCTAAGGAAGGCCCAGTCATTCTGTGTGCCAACCACATCTCTTTGTGGGATCCGCCGCTTCTCGGATCGGGAATCGAGCGGATGGTCAACTTTATGGCGAAAGAAGAGCTTTTCCGCATTCCAGTAATTGGTTTTCTCATTACAAAGTTCGGTGCATTTCCGGTCAAACGGGGAGCTGGAGATCGGGCTGCAATCCGAACGACGCTGAAATTACTGGAAGAAGGAAAAATCTTTGGAATCTTCCCAGAAGGTACGCGCAGTAAGACTGGTGAAGTGGGCGAAGGAATGCCTGGGGTGGCCATGTTTGCCCTCAAATCTCAAGCGCTGGTAATTCCTGTAGCGATTATTGGGCCGTACCGTTTGTTCCGACCGATCAAGATCGTATACGGCGAGCCGATTGATCTCACCAGACTGCGTGAGGCTAAATCGAGCGCGGATACGTTAAAAGAAACAAGCGATTTGATCATGGATCACATTAGGAATTTACGTAATCAGCATCGATCCTAA
- a CDS encoding flagellar brake protein: MMLPRIGQSIRLTFAGSSEDPRLHTYKSRVVDIKDEVASIELPTNEETGRTGLFGAGAACEVWYVGEDGSRYEFHSSIVGRQSEHIPVLFLQFPSKEEIQRTQRRNYLRIDSSLDIAVKLDDPIRRYHFLARTVDISGGGLSFTCDETYRLQENDKLHVWISMPNKTGQVQHAYAEMEIVRQKGAEKKGLHQWISGKFVQISEQDRAKVVRACYERQLELRKKGVAE, encoded by the coding sequence ATGATGCTACCACGAATTGGACAATCAATTAGACTTACTTTTGCGGGTTCCTCTGAAGATCCACGTCTACATACATACAAAAGTCGTGTCGTGGACATCAAAGACGAAGTCGCTTCGATCGAATTGCCGACGAATGAAGAGACGGGTCGGACAGGCTTGTTTGGCGCAGGAGCAGCTTGTGAGGTATGGTATGTGGGAGAAGATGGCTCCCGCTACGAATTTCATTCCTCAATCGTAGGCAGACAGAGCGAACACATCCCGGTGTTGTTTTTGCAGTTCCCGTCAAAGGAAGAAATACAACGGACACAACGACGCAATTATTTACGCATTGATTCATCCTTAGACATTGCTGTCAAGCTGGATGATCCCATCCGACGTTATCATTTCTTGGCGCGAACCGTAGATATCAGTGGCGGCGGACTCTCCTTTACCTGTGACGAGACGTATCGACTACAGGAAAATGACAAGCTGCACGTATGGATTTCCATGCCAAACAAGACTGGACAGGTCCAACATGCGTATGCGGAGATGGAAATCGTCAGACAAAAGGGAGCAGAGAAAAAAGGATTGCATCAATGGATTTCAGGAAAGTTCGTTCAAATCAGTGAGCAGGATCGGGCAAAAGTGGTACGGGCATGCTATGAAAGACAGCTGGAGCTTCGCAAAAAAGGCGTTGCAGAATAG
- the ypeB gene encoding germination protein YpeB — MVYGAAARILFPVALVAVVGAGMWGYQEHNEKNSVLIKAENSYQRAFHELTYHVDKLHDELGKALVINSRRQMTPTLTSVWRLAYAAQADVGQLPLTLMPFNKTEEMLSRVADFSYRVAVRDLDKEPLSEKEYGTLKNLHKQSAEIQDELRKVQSNVLDKQLRWMDVESALASDDKKSDNTIIDGFHTIEKKVEEYPDLDWGVGIQSLDKKKQQRIKGIDGKNTTKEEAQKIALDFLGDRAKGAHVEVDENGKGQEYSAYSVRVTSPDKKQAINLDVTKRGGKVVWMMNERQVGEEKMEMKQAEEHGRKFLQQHGFDGVEVAETDSYERSAVFTFVPMQDGVRIYPDAVSVEVALDNGEVTAFNSTEYLFNHKKRILSKPRITKEEARKKVNPSVKVTSERLALIEGKNDGKEVLVWEMAASFEGSPYMIYINALNGDEEEIVKMDTGQGDQAAR; from the coding sequence ATGGTATATGGAGCTGCAGCACGCATCTTGTTTCCAGTAGCCCTGGTTGCAGTGGTGGGAGCAGGGATGTGGGGTTATCAGGAGCACAACGAAAAAAACTCGGTGTTGATTAAGGCGGAAAACTCCTATCAACGGGCTTTTCACGAATTGACCTATCACGTAGACAAATTGCATGATGAATTGGGAAAAGCACTGGTGATCAATTCTCGTAGGCAAATGACTCCGACATTGACTAGTGTATGGCGCCTCGCTTATGCTGCTCAGGCGGACGTTGGGCAATTGCCGCTCACTTTGATGCCTTTTAATAAGACAGAAGAAATGCTGTCCCGCGTAGCAGATTTCTCCTACCGCGTAGCTGTAAGGGATCTGGACAAGGAGCCATTGAGCGAAAAAGAATACGGGACACTCAAAAATCTGCATAAGCAATCTGCGGAGATTCAAGACGAATTACGCAAGGTACAGTCCAACGTCCTGGATAAACAGCTGCGCTGGATGGACGTAGAGTCAGCACTTGCTTCGGATGACAAGAAATCAGACAACACGATTATCGATGGCTTCCACACGATCGAGAAGAAAGTAGAAGAGTATCCGGACTTGGATTGGGGCGTTGGCATTCAGAGCTTGGATAAAAAGAAACAACAGAGAATCAAGGGGATCGATGGGAAAAATACAACCAAGGAAGAAGCACAGAAGATCGCACTCGATTTCTTGGGAGACAGAGCAAAAGGCGCTCATGTCGAAGTAGATGAGAATGGGAAAGGTCAGGAGTATTCCGCGTATAGCGTCCGAGTCACGTCGCCTGACAAAAAGCAAGCCATCAATCTGGATGTGACCAAACGCGGAGGCAAAGTCGTTTGGATGATGAACGAGCGTCAGGTTGGGGAAGAGAAAATGGAAATGAAGCAGGCCGAGGAACACGGTCGCAAGTTTTTGCAGCAACACGGGTTCGATGGTGTGGAAGTAGCGGAAACGGATAGCTATGAACGAAGTGCCGTTTTCACGTTTGTTCCTATGCAAGATGGCGTGCGTATTTACCCGGATGCTGTCTCAGTTGAAGTCGCACTCGATAACGGCGAAGTCACGGCATTCAACTCTACAGAGTACCTGTTCAATCACAAGAAGAGGATCTTGTCCAAACCGCGCATCACAAAGGAAGAAGCTCGTAAAAAGGTGAATCCGAGCGTGAAAGTGACGAGCGAGAGACTGGCATTGATTGAAGGGAAGAATGACGGGAAAGAAGTTCTGGTGTGGGAAATGGCCGCTAGCTTCGAAGGAAGCCCGTATATGATTTATATCAATGCCTTGAATGGGGACGAGGAAGAAATAGTGAAAATGGATACCGGCCAAGGGGATCAAGCGGCACGGTAA
- the fni gene encoding type 2 isopentenyl-diphosphate Delta-isomerase — protein sequence MDRSVRKIEHIQHALTTNEYGFNAFDEVSFVPNSLPGVSLNSVSLQCDLGDFRLSSPIIINAMTGGAEATTEVNRKLAVIARERGLAMAVGSQMAALRDPSVQESYRVVRKEHPRGIVFANVGAEATVDEAKAAVEMMEADGLQIHLNVMQELLMPEGDRDFHGYLDHIRAISDQLEVPVMIKEVGFGMARNTLLELMQAGVAMIDVGGRGGTNFAKVENMRRTLPLTMFEEWGFTTVESLLEASCVRASSAPILATGGIRHGLDAAKAMALGASAVGIAGAMLRCVQTQSIEECLATVDNWHYQLQVAMTALGTVQLNQLQEQPLLITGKTAERARLRGISLEEWAQKK from the coding sequence ATGGATCGTTCCGTTCGAAAAATCGAGCATATTCAGCATGCTCTTACGACAAACGAATACGGTTTCAACGCTTTTGACGAGGTGAGCTTCGTACCGAATAGCTTACCGGGAGTTTCTCTGAACAGCGTGTCATTACAATGTGATTTGGGGGACTTTCGATTGTCGTCCCCGATTATCATCAACGCGATGACTGGTGGAGCAGAAGCGACGACAGAAGTTAATCGGAAGCTAGCCGTGATTGCGAGAGAACGAGGGCTGGCGATGGCCGTGGGCTCGCAAATGGCAGCCTTGAGAGATCCGAGTGTCCAGGAGAGCTACCGCGTCGTGAGGAAAGAACATCCTCGTGGTATTGTGTTTGCCAATGTAGGAGCGGAAGCGACGGTGGACGAAGCAAAAGCAGCGGTCGAAATGATGGAAGCAGATGGACTACAAATTCATTTGAATGTGATGCAGGAGCTGCTAATGCCAGAAGGAGACAGGGATTTTCACGGATATCTGGATCACATTCGTGCCATTTCCGATCAATTGGAAGTTCCAGTCATGATCAAGGAAGTCGGGTTTGGGATGGCGAGAAATACACTTCTGGAGCTGATGCAGGCAGGAGTCGCGATGATTGACGTCGGAGGAAGAGGAGGAACCAATTTTGCCAAGGTTGAAAACATGCGTAGAACCCTGCCCCTCACGATGTTTGAGGAATGGGGATTCACTACGGTGGAAAGTTTGCTGGAAGCATCGTGTGTTAGGGCTTCGAGTGCTCCTATCCTGGCGACGGGCGGAATTCGACATGGTCTCGATGCGGCAAAAGCAATGGCTCTCGGAGCTTCGGCAGTAGGAATTGCGGGCGCCATGCTGCGATGCGTGCAGACGCAATCCATCGAGGAATGTCTGGCCACGGTGGATAATTGGCATTATCAATTGCAAGTGGCCATGACTGCGTTGGGTACGGTGCAACTCAACCAGCTGCAGGAACAGCCTCTACTGATTACAGGGAAAACAGCAGAAAGAGCTCGTTTGCGTGGGATCTCGTTAGAAGAATGGGCACAAAAGAAGTAA
- a CDS encoding asparaginase produces the protein MLKKILVLNTGGTIAMSVDASEGVKPLDDQAVNKIVPFLERYADITMKNVLNLPSPHMTPAIMNQLRQHIEEELAAYPYEGVVITHGTDTLEETAYFLDLTLSLTVPVVVTGAMRSSNELGADGPVNLISSVRAAADPDSVSKGVLVVFNDEIHAACHVTKTHTSNVATFQSPQYGPIGTIAKKQVHYHHAPLTREHYVISHADANVPLIKAVAGMDPSWLQFLLDQTIDGLVIEAFGLGNLPPAILPTLKQILAKGVPIVLVSRCYNGQVQDVYDYEGGGRQLKELGIIFSNGLNGQKARLKLIVTLQQTRDFQQLQHLFDQ, from the coding sequence ATGTTGAAAAAAATATTGGTACTCAACACAGGCGGCACCATCGCCATGTCCGTGGACGCCTCTGAGGGCGTGAAGCCACTTGACGATCAAGCCGTCAACAAAATTGTTCCATTCCTTGAACGTTACGCAGATATTACCATGAAAAATGTACTGAATTTACCAAGCCCACACATGACTCCCGCCATCATGAATCAGTTGCGACAGCACATTGAAGAAGAGCTAGCGGCCTACCCATACGAAGGCGTAGTTATCACGCATGGAACAGATACGTTGGAGGAAACAGCGTACTTCCTAGACTTAACCCTTTCTCTCACCGTACCCGTAGTCGTAACTGGCGCGATGCGCAGCAGCAACGAGCTTGGGGCAGATGGGCCCGTTAACCTGATTTCTTCTGTCCGGGCAGCGGCAGATCCAGACAGTGTCAGCAAAGGTGTACTCGTCGTCTTCAATGATGAAATACACGCAGCCTGCCACGTAACCAAGACGCATACCAGCAACGTTGCGACTTTTCAATCACCGCAGTACGGCCCAATCGGCACCATAGCCAAAAAGCAAGTCCATTATCACCATGCTCCACTGACCCGAGAGCACTATGTGATCTCCCATGCAGATGCCAATGTTCCGTTGATTAAGGCGGTAGCGGGTATGGACCCGTCGTGGCTCCAATTCTTGCTGGATCAGACAATCGACGGTTTGGTCATCGAAGCTTTTGGTCTCGGCAACTTGCCTCCCGCCATTCTTCCTACTTTAAAACAGATCTTGGCAAAAGGCGTCCCGATTGTATTAGTCTCTCGTTGCTACAACGGGCAAGTGCAGGATGTTTACGATTATGAAGGCGGCGGACGACAATTAAAAGAGCTCGGTATCATTTTCTCCAACGGCCTGAATGGACAAAAAGCTCGTTTGAAACTGATTGTCACTTTGCAGCAAACACGCGACTTTCAACAGCTTCAGCATTTGTTTGATCAATAA
- the rpsA gene encoding 30S ribosomal protein S1 — MMEETNVSLTDAATVSVGDVVKATVTKVEDKQALVDVGYKYDGLIPISELSPLHVEKVSDVVAVGDTFEVKVIKLNDEKEELVVSKKAVAMESSWSDLEQKMHSGEIIEAVVKEVVKGGLVVDVGVRGFIPASMVERHFVEDFADYKGKSLTLRVVEMDKEKNKVILSHKAVLEDEVKQNKQTILDKIQPGQVLEGTVQRMTDFGVFVDIGGVDGLVHVSELAWNRVDKPSDVVKEGDKVTVKVLKVDKENERIGLSIKETQAGPWAKVAEEFKTGSIVKGTVKRLVTFGAFVEVAPGIEGLVHISQIANRRVNTPGEVLKEGQEVQVKVLDVVPQEQRISLSIRAVEEDREEQAERASKKEQQQFQQENNQPMGVTLGELFADLKDKFK, encoded by the coding sequence ATGATGGAAGAAACAAACGTAAGTCTAACAGATGCAGCTACTGTTTCCGTAGGTGACGTCGTAAAAGCAACCGTCACGAAAGTAGAAGACAAGCAAGCATTGGTTGATGTAGGTTACAAATACGATGGACTCATTCCAATCAGTGAACTTTCCCCTCTGCATGTTGAGAAAGTCTCAGATGTAGTGGCAGTCGGCGATACCTTTGAAGTGAAGGTAATCAAGCTGAACGATGAGAAAGAAGAACTCGTGGTTTCCAAGAAGGCAGTAGCAATGGAATCTTCTTGGTCAGACCTGGAGCAAAAAATGCATTCAGGCGAAATCATCGAAGCAGTCGTCAAGGAAGTAGTAAAGGGCGGGCTGGTTGTAGATGTAGGCGTGCGCGGCTTTATCCCAGCTTCTATGGTGGAGCGTCACTTCGTAGAAGATTTCGCTGATTACAAAGGGAAGTCTTTGACGCTCAGAGTAGTTGAGATGGATAAAGAAAAGAACAAGGTTATCCTCTCCCACAAAGCTGTTCTGGAAGATGAAGTGAAACAGAACAAACAAACCATTTTGGATAAAATCCAGCCAGGTCAAGTTCTGGAGGGTACTGTACAGCGCATGACTGACTTCGGCGTATTCGTAGATATCGGCGGGGTTGACGGACTGGTACACGTTTCCGAGCTGGCTTGGAACCGCGTAGATAAACCATCCGACGTGGTTAAAGAAGGCGACAAAGTAACCGTAAAAGTTCTCAAGGTTGACAAAGAGAATGAACGAATTGGTCTGAGCATCAAGGAAACGCAAGCAGGTCCTTGGGCGAAGGTTGCCGAAGAGTTCAAAACTGGCTCCATTGTGAAAGGTACCGTAAAACGTTTGGTTACCTTTGGTGCTTTCGTAGAAGTTGCTCCTGGCATTGAAGGTTTGGTTCATATCTCCCAAATCGCCAATCGCCGTGTGAACACTCCGGGTGAGGTCTTGAAAGAAGGCCAAGAAGTACAAGTGAAAGTCCTGGATGTTGTGCCACAAGAGCAACGCATCAGCTTGAGCATTCGCGCTGTTGAAGAAGACCGCGAAGAACAAGCAGAGCGCGCAAGCAAAAAAGAACAACAGCAGTTCCAGCAAGAAAACAACCAACCAATGGGTGTAACGCTGGGCGAACTGTTTGCTGACCTGAAAGATAAATTCAAGTAA
- the prsW gene encoding glutamic-type intramembrane protease PrsW, with translation MIAMIGAAVAPGIAILSYFYLRDSLEPEPISMVIRSFIFGVLLVIPIMVIQYIMQTEWNWRDGIVAEVFQSAVIEEFFKWMVIYFTAYKHVEFDEPYDGIVYAVAVSLGFATLENLFYLIINGLDIAFWRALLPVSSHALFAVWMGYYLGLAKFSKGVRKERIFLWVSVVLPIALHALYNAIFLSVQNWLVVIVPFMLLLWWQGLKKVQRAHDFGSKKLSSRPQ, from the coding sequence ATGATTGCTATGATCGGAGCGGCAGTTGCCCCCGGCATTGCCATCTTGAGCTATTTTTACCTGCGTGACAGTCTGGAGCCGGAGCCGATTTCAATGGTGATCCGGTCATTTATCTTTGGGGTACTACTCGTGATCCCCATCATGGTGATCCAGTACATCATGCAGACTGAATGGAACTGGCGGGACGGCATTGTTGCGGAGGTTTTCCAGTCCGCTGTTATTGAAGAGTTTTTTAAATGGATGGTCATCTATTTTACAGCGTACAAACATGTAGAATTCGATGAGCCGTATGATGGAATAGTTTATGCCGTGGCAGTCTCCCTTGGCTTTGCCACTTTGGAAAATCTGTTCTATTTGATTATCAATGGTTTGGATATTGCCTTTTGGCGTGCGTTGTTGCCTGTGTCGAGTCACGCTTTGTTCGCAGTGTGGATGGGGTATTATCTCGGTTTGGCCAAATTTTCCAAGGGGGTTCGAAAAGAGCGAATCTTTCTCTGGGTTTCGGTCGTGCTGCCGATTGCTTTACATGCGCTCTACAACGCTATCTTTTTGTCAGTCCAAAACTGGCTCGTGGTGATTGTGCCTTTCATGCTCCTACTATGGTGGCAAGGATTGAAAAAGGTACAAAGAGCGCATGATTTCGGTTCTAAAAAGCTTTCTTCCCGTCCACAATAG